One window from the genome of Grus americana isolate bGruAme1 chromosome 2, bGruAme1.mat, whole genome shotgun sequence encodes:
- the RPSA gene encoding 40S ribosomal protein SA, which translates to MSGGLDVLQMKEEDVLKFLAAGTHLGGTNLDFQMEQYIYKRKSDGIYIINLKRTWEKLLLAARAIVAIENPADVSVISSRNTGQRAVLKFAAATGATPIAGRFTPGTFTNQIQAAFREPRLLVVTDPRADHQPLTEASYVNIPTIALCNTDSPLRYVDIAIPCNNKGAHSVGLMWWMLAREVLRMRGTISREHPWEVMPDLYFYRDPEEIEKEEQAAAEKAVTKEEFQTEWTAPAPEFTAPPQPEVADWSEGVQVPSVPIQQFPTEDWSAQPATEDWSAAPTAQATEWVGTATEWS; encoded by the exons ATGTCCGGAGGTCTCGATGTCCTGCAGATGAAGGAGGAGGATGTCCTCAAATTCCTCGCTGCCGGGACCCACCTGGGAGGCACCAACCTTGACTTCCAGATGGAGCAATATATCTACAAAAGGAAAAGCGATG GTATTTACATCATCAATCTGAAGAGGACCTGGGAAAAGCTCCTCCTGGCAGCCCGTGCCATTGTTGCCATTGAGAACCCAGCTGATGTGAGCGttatttcttccagaaatacTGGACAG CGTGCTGTTCTGAagtttgctgctgctactgGGGCTACTCCTATTGCTGGACGTTTCACCCCTGGTACCTTCACAAATCAGATCCAAGCGGCTTTCCGTGAGCCACGACTCCTGGTTGTTACAGACCCCCGGGCTGATCATCAGCCATTGACAGAGGCGTCTTATGTCAACATCCCCACGATTGCTCTGTGCAACACTGACTCCCCGCTGCGTTATGTGGATATTGCTATTCCCTGCAACAATAAG ggAGCCCATTCAGTGGGTCTGATGTGGTGGATGCTGGCTCGCGAGGTCCTACGCATGCGTGGCACCATCTCCCGTGAGCACCCGTGGGAAGTCATGCCTGACTTGTACTTCTACAGGGATCCCGAGGAG ATTGAAAAGGaggagcaggctgctgctgagaaagcaGTTACAAAGGAGGAGTTCCAGACGGAATGGACGGCCCCAGCTCCAGAATTCACTGCTCCTCCTCAGCCTGAGGTTGCAGATTGGTCTGAGGGAGTGCAGGTCCCGTCTGTGCCCATCCAGCAGTTCCCCACAG AGGACTGGAGCGCCCAGCCTGCCACGGAGGACTGGTCAGCAGCTCCCACGGCCCAGGCTACTGAGTGGGTTGGCACTGCCACGGAGTGGTCTTAA